From Phycisphaerae bacterium, the proteins below share one genomic window:
- a CDS encoding Na/Pi cotransporter family protein, translated as MDSNTIMLMVFGIIGGLGIFLLGMKNVSEGMQAVAGDKLRKLINAVTNNRLLACGIGVLVTSVIQSSSVTTVIVVGLVNAGLMNLTQAIGVIFGANIGTTITAWILVIKISEYGLPLLGVSAMFYLFTKKDKIRYTAMALMGLGMVFFGLELMKNGFAPLKGMPEFQEWFSRFSPTSYIGVIKCVLAGTIVTGIVQSSSATIGITMSLAFNGVIDYPTAAALVMGQNIGTTVTALLASLGASTNARRAAWAHTLFNVIGVLLIIPVFFPYIKAVQAFIQWHSGVAASTLVVTDGITAYPHMMEAIAITHTVFNVLNTLIFLPFLRPLVNLLCRLVPEKAVPEKPRLTALDVRMFDAPALAIEQSRREILRMGSAVMEMMKTLKEVILSPDEQKEKAEQIFEKEGELDLMQKEIIEFISNIMSGNIPHEVAEESRRQLRMADELESVSDYIANILKLNIKLRQSEQKITPEGLAAIMDLHDNVAEYIQLVNEATENDDTNILPTAESKGKSITELMKRYRTEHLSRVSSGKATPLKSLIYTDMLNSYRRIKDHSLNVAEVLAGEK; from the coding sequence ATGGACAGTAATACAATAATGCTGATGGTTTTCGGCATCATCGGCGGACTGGGCATATTTCTGCTCGGAATGAAAAATGTTTCCGAGGGTATGCAGGCGGTCGCAGGCGATAAGCTGCGCAAACTTATAAACGCTGTTACAAATAACCGTCTTTTGGCCTGCGGAATAGGCGTGCTGGTCACCTCTGTTATTCAATCGAGTTCGGTTACCACTGTAATCGTCGTAGGCCTTGTAAATGCCGGCCTGATGAACCTTACACAGGCGATAGGTGTTATTTTCGGGGCAAATATCGGCACAACGATAACAGCGTGGATTTTGGTTATAAAAATAAGCGAATACGGTCTGCCTCTTCTGGGCGTTTCTGCAATGTTTTATCTTTTTACTAAAAAAGATAAAATTCGTTATACGGCGATGGCGCTTATGGGGCTTGGAATGGTATTTTTCGGTCTGGAGTTGATGAAGAATGGTTTCGCCCCGCTGAAAGGAATGCCGGAATTTCAGGAGTGGTTCTCGCGTTTTTCGCCGACCTCTTATATCGGCGTAATAAAATGCGTTCTCGCAGGAACCATTGTAACCGGCATAGTTCAGTCGTCATCGGCCACAATCGGTATCACTATGAGTTTGGCCTTCAATGGCGTGATCGATTATCCCACAGCGGCGGCGCTGGTGATGGGACAAAACATAGGAACGACCGTAACGGCACTGCTGGCCTCGCTTGGAGCATCGACGAACGCCAGAAGGGCAGCGTGGGCCCATACGCTATTTAACGTCATAGGCGTATTGCTGATTATTCCTGTATTTTTCCCCTACATAAAAGCTGTCCAGGCGTTTATACAATGGCACAGCGGAGTGGCAGCATCTACGCTGGTTGTAACCGACGGCATAACTGCATATCCCCATATGATGGAAGCAATAGCTATCACCCACACGGTTTTTAATGTGCTCAATACCCTTATATTCCTGCCGTTCCTTCGGCCGCTGGTCAATCTGCTCTGCCGGCTCGTGCCGGAAAAAGCTGTGCCGGAAAAACCAAGACTTACGGCGCTGGATGTCAGGATGTTCGACGCACCTGCACTTGCTATAGAACAATCCAGAAGAGAAATCCTAAGAATGGGTTCGGCAGTAATGGAAATGATGAAAACGCTGAAAGAAGTCATCTTATCGCCGGACGAACAAAAGGAAAAAGCGGAACAAATATTCGAAAAAGAAGGTGAACTGGATTTAATGCAGAAAGAAATCATCGAGTTCATCAGCAATATAATGTCCGGCAATATTCCGCATGAAGTAGCCGAGGAAAGCCGCAGACAGTTGAGAATGGCCGATGAATTAGAATCCGTAAGCGATTATATAGCCAATATTCTGAAGCTGAATATTAAACTCCGCCAATCAGAGCAGAAAATAACCCCTGAGGGTCTGGCGGCTATAATGGACCTGCACGATAATGTAGCTGAATATATTCAACTTGTAAATGAAGCGACTGAAAACGACGATACAAATATACTCCCGACGGCAGAGAGCAAAGGCAAATCCATAACGGAACTTATGAAAAGATACCGAACAGAACATCTGTCCCGAGTCAGCAGCGGCAAGGCTACTCCGCTGAAAAGTCTTATCTATACGGATATGCTCAATTCATACAGACGAATAAAAGACCATAGTCTGAATGTCGCGGAAGTGCTGGCAGGCGAGAAGTAA